A genomic stretch from Strongyloides ratti genome assembly S_ratti_ED321, chromosome : 1 includes:
- a CDS encoding Cation transport regulator-like protein 2: MTDVIMYIFGYGSLLWYTDFEYDEVIPGEVQDFVRRFYQLSPDHRGTEKNPGRTVTIIPEKGGSCWGLAYHVPEEYVEKTIAYLDHRERAGYRSELVTFKPDNGNQPFQVLVYIAIPENNPYLSPATSIYDICDVIISSHGRSGSNLEYALRLADCVRRMAPHIKDDHLFDIENELIKRCKSLYINDKVLFDIGYKLDYLQNMNNHTKSIEKETNYIKISIP; the protein is encoded by the exons ATGACAGAtg tgaTTATGTATATCTTTGGTTACGGTTCATTATTATGGTATACTGATTTTGAGTATGATGAAGTAATTCCTGGTGAAGTACAAGATTTTGTTAGAagattttatcaattatcaCCTGATCATAGGGGAACAGAAAAAAATCCAGGAAGAACTGTTACAATTATACCTGAAAAAGGTGGATCATGTTGGGGATTAGCTTATCATGTGCCTGAAGAATATGTTGAAAAGACTATTGCTTATCTTGATCATAGAGAACGTGCCGGATATCGTAGTGAATTAGTTACATTTAAACCAGATAATGGTAATCAACCTTTCCAAGTTTTAGTTTATATTGCCATTCCTGAAAATAATCCATATCTCTCACCGGCAACATCAATATATGATATCTGTGATGTT attatcTCATCACATGGTAGAAGTGGAAGTAATTTGGAATATGCTTTGCGTTTAGCTGATTGTGTTAGACGTATGGCTCCTCATATCAAAGATGAtcatttatttgatattgaaaatgaattaattaaACGTTGTAAgtcattatatattaatgataaagttttatttgaCATTGGATATAAACTtgattatttacaaaatatgaACAATCATACAAAAAGTattgaaaaagaaacaaattatataaaaatcagCATcccttaa
- a CDS encoding Phosphopantothenoylcysteine decarboxylase translates to MDENVVNIKRAKIEDESCEEKKSYREAFTPEHKLNRYGTKFHLIIGVTGSVATIKLKELIDELYLKCSEDRLAIKIVTTKGALHFFDPSMISEIVYEDRDEWGMWKGRGDPVLHIELRKWADALLIAPLDANTMAKIANGICDNLLTSLVRAWDNNKPLFFAPAMNTCMWESMLTVQHLKVLKDLMRWKEIPPIQKELMCGDKGYGAMASVQMIASIIAVDVKNRFAVYSVSSENVMIDDVYS, encoded by the exons atggaTGAAAATGTTGTGAATATAAAAAGAGCTAAAATAGAGGATGAGTCATGTGAAGAAAAg aaaagtTATCGTGAAGCATTTACTCCTGAACATAAATTAAATAGATATGGTACAAAATTTCATCTTATTATTGGTGTAACAGGATCAGTAGctacaattaaattaaaagaactTATAGATGAGTTGTACTTAAAGTGTTCTGAAGATCGATTAGCTATTAAA atagtTACAACTAAAGGGGCATTGCACTTTTTCGATCCATCTATGATCTCTGAAATTGTCTATGAAGATAGAGATGAATGGGGAATGTGGAAGGGACGTGGTGATCCAGTACTTCATATTG agCTTCGTAAATGGGCTGACGCATTATTAATTGCTCCATTGGATGCAAATACTATGGCTAAAATAGCAAATGGAATTTGTGATAATTTACTTACATCTCTTGTCAGGGCATGGGATAATAATAAGCCATTATTTTTTGCTCCAGCAATGAATACATGTATGTGGGAGAGTATGTTAACTGTACaacatttaaaagtattaaaagatttaatgaGATGGAAAGAAATTCCACCAAtacaaaaagaattaatgTGTGGTGATAAAGGATATGGAGCTATGGCTTCTGTACAAATGATTGCTTCAATTATAGCTGTAGATGTGAAAAATAGGTTTGCTGTATATTCGGTATCATCTGAAAATGTAATGATTGATGATGTGTATAGTTGA